A single Triticum dicoccoides isolate Atlit2015 ecotype Zavitan chromosome 2A, WEW_v2.0, whole genome shotgun sequence DNA region contains:
- the LOC119355185 gene encoding vegetative cell wall protein gp1-like, with product MPNPPTPSSPSPLPAPARKSPSSRRRQRLLASPKPSSAPTSSSSSASSASSSSASFSFAPFSPAPSPFHHRFLSPLRASAVPFSWEHRPGIPKTPARGAGARSKSGAPSPLPLPPSLFSNNKVVAEYSFGADGAYSVVPAKARRRKQQRRWPAVTDALTEWLAVLSLYRSCTRSRDSLAASGPPPHPRRCSP from the coding sequence ATGCCCAACCCGCCCACCCCCTCCTCGCCGTCGCCGCTCCCGGCCCCGGCGCGCAAATCTCCGTCCAGCCGCCGGCGCCAGCGCCTGCTCGCGTCCCCGAAGCCGTCGTCTGCTcccacctcctcgtcctcgtcgGCCTCGTCGGCGTCGTcttcctccgcctccttctccttcGCCCCCTTCTCCCCGGCGCCCTCGCCGTTCCACCACCGCTTCCTCTCCCCGCTCCGTGCCTCCGCGGTGCCCTTCTCCTGGGAGCACCGGCCCGGCATCCCCAAGACCCCCGCGCGCGGCGCCGGCGCCCGCAGCAAGTCCGGCGCCCCGTCGCCGCTGCCCCTCCCGCCGTCGCTCTTCTCCAACAACAAGGTGGTCGCCGAGTACTCCTTCGGCGCCGACGGGGCCTACTCCGTCGTCCCCGCGAAGGCGAGGAGGCGCAAGCAGCAGCGGCGGTGGCCGGCGGTGACCGACGCCCTGACCGAGTGGCTGGCCGTGCTGAGCCTCTACCGGTCGTGCACGAGGTCGCGCGACTCCCTCGCCGCCTCAGGCCCGCCGCCGCACCCGCGCCGGTGCTCGCCCTAG